A genomic window from Yarrowia lipolytica chromosome 1D, complete sequence includes:
- a CDS encoding uncharacterized protein (Compare to YALI0D25344g, weakly similar to uniprot|P53628 Saccharomyces cerevisiae YNR023w SNF12 component of SWI/SNF global transcription activator complex) gives MNAIDKHYTQKPTDKNLSAKFDSILPDTAVYRKLQDLERRMDATFTRKRLDLGDLQARMLKQKKTLRLFVSNTAAHQAWQIDPDNMGDFQPPSWTLNIEGNVEGEDKPFSSYFTSISVEVNGEIVEWHEPQGERPAPTEELAGDVTGKDVGFDVFKMTREGSGQIPARIVLQLKEYPDRARLSEPLSEILALDEASKSDIILALWQYIKFHDLQQTEEKRNIKCDEPLRQLFGRNTVTFPEIMELITPHLLPKEPLVINYTIDTDVENNLGETVFDLALEFDDDINAEIGKITKHWFDNQEDIFKLDEHIALIIQQLNNTRLKREFFKQFAANPSDFLSKWNSSQARDLKLLSGDRGFNEEEVRKSSFYTDEFMGESAHLLLARR, from the coding sequence ATGAACGCAATCGACAAACACTACACACAAAAGCCGACGGACAAGAATCTGTCGGCCAAATTCGACTCGATTCTGCCGGATACAGCGGTGTACCGGAAACTACAGGACCTCGAACGACGCATGGACGCGACCTTCACACGCAAGCGGCTGGACCTCGGCGACCTGCAGGCTCGTATgctcaagcagaagaagacgttGCGGCTGTTTGTTTCCAACACTGCGGCGCACCAGGCGTGGCAGATCGACCCGGACAACATGGGTGACTTCCAGCCCCCGTCGTGGACGCTCAACATTGAGGGAAACGTGGAGGGCGAGGACAAGCCGTTCTCTTCGTATTTTACTAGTATCTCCGTCGAGGTCAACGGCGAGATTGTTGAGTGGCATGAACCCCAGGGCGAGCGACCTGCGCCCACAGAGGAGCTGGCTGGCGACGTGACGGGCAAGGATGTAGGCTTCGACGTGTTCAAAATGACACGTGAGGGCTCGGGCCAGATCCCTGCGCGAATCGTGCTCCAACTCAAGGAGTACCCCGATCGAGCGCGTCTGTCGGAACCTCTGTCGGAAATTTTGGCGCTGGACGAGGCCTCCAAGTCGGACATCATCCTTGCTCTGTGGCAGTACATCAAGTTCCACGATCTGCAGCagaccgaggagaagcgaaacATCAAGTGTGATGAGCCGCTGAGACAGCTGTTTGGACGTAACACTGTAACTTTCCCGGAAATTATGGAGCTGATCACGCCCCATCTTCTACCCAAAGAACCCCTGGTCATCAACTACACCATTGACACAGACGTGGAGAACAACCTGGGCGAAACCGTGTTTGATTTGGCACTCGAgtttgacgacgacatcAACGCTGAGATTGGAAAGATCACCAAGCACTGGTTCGACAACCAGGAGGATATTTTCAAGTTGGATGAGCACATCGCGCTGATTATTcagcagctcaacaacaccagACTGAAGAGGGAGTTCTTCAAGCAGTTTGCTGCCAACCCGTCGGACTTTCTGTCCAAATGGAACTCGTCAcaggcacgtgacctcaAGTTGCTGTCTGGCGACCGAGGTTTCAACGAAGAGGAGGTCCGAAAGTCGTCCTTTTACACAGACGAGTTCATGGGCGAGTCTGCTCATCTGTTGTTGGCCCGACGGTAA
- a CDS encoding uncharacterized protein (Compare to YALI0D25366g, similar to uniprot|Q8I1N3 Trypanosoma cruzi Ascorbate- dependent peroxidase CCP1 homologue), with product MNYPSVSEQKHRVFIIYSAYLRVQFRESARLAVSVRNKNYNLVRADLHNILPQKNTTVFKDGTLAPLLIRLAWHSCATYDKYTRTGGSNGATMRYHLEASDEGNVGLEVARLSLEPIKRKHPWITYADLWILAGVVSIEACKGPSIKWRDGRVDYEDDLLVPPNGRLPLGGGDASHVRTIFSRMGFNDQETVALIGAHSLGRLHPHRSGFDGPWTSNPAKCDNEFYKLLLGNVWTLVDSPTGRKQYVNSTGQVMMPSDMSLIEDANFRFWVDQYAVSEELWRDHFALAFEKLTELGR from the coding sequence ATGAACTACCCCAGTGTGTCCGAGCAGAAACATCGGGTATTCATCATCTATTCGGCCTACTTACGAGTGCAGTTTCGCGAGTCTGCCCGACTGGCGGTGTCTGTTCGGAATAAAAACTACAATCTTGTGCGGGCAGATCTCCACAATATTCTTCCTCAGAAGAACACTACCGTGTTTAAGGACGGCACTCTTGCCCCTCTGCTGATCCGTCTGGCGTGGCATTCTTGCGCCACCTATGACAAGTACACACGCACGGGAGGGTCCAATGGTGCGACCATGCGGTACCATCTTGAAGCCAGCGATGAGGGCAACGTGGGGCTTGAAGTGGCCCGTTTGTCTCTAGAACCCATCAAGCGCAAACACCCCTGGATCACGTACGCGGACCTATGGATTCTTGCCGGCGTGGTCTCAATTGAGGCGTGCAAAGGTCCCTCAATTAAGTGGCGCGATGGCCGAGTTGACTACGAGGACGACCTTCTGGTGCCCCCGAACGGCCGTCTACCCTTGGGCGGGGGAGATGCGTCCCACGTGCGGACTATCTTCTCCCGAATGGGGTTTAACGACCAGGAAACAGTCGCTTTGATTGGTGCTCATTCGCTAGGCCGATTGCACCCTCATCGGTCCGGCTTCGATGGTCCGTGGACTTCTAATCCAGCCAAGTGTGACAACGAGTTCTACAAGTTGTTGTTAGGCAACGTTTGGACTCTGGTGGACTCGCCTACTGGACGGAAGCAGTACGTCAACAGCACCGGTCAGGTGATGATGCCCTCGGACATGAGTCTGATTGAGGATGCCAATTTCCGTTTCTGGGTCGATCAGTACGCCGTATCTGAGGAGCTGTGGCGGGACCATTTTGCCCTGGCTTTCGAGAAGTTGACCGAGTTGGGCAGATGA
- a CDS encoding uncharacterized protein (Compare to YALI0D25388g, similar to uniprot|P53104 Saccharomyces cerevisiae YGL180w serine/threonine-protein kinase APG1 essential for autophagocytosis), giving the protein MSSIKSYTIGNELGRGSFATVYKGEHVASGSPVAIKSVLRAKLNRKLLENLGSEISILKQMKHPHVVELLDFQETPTHFHLVMEYCSLGDLSFFLKKKKELSETLPLVASLLRRYPSNTRGLHEELVRHFVHQLSAALEFLRQKNLVHRDIKPQNLLLCPPSLSEMDAQNANLYGRWELPILKIADFGFARILPASALAETLCGSPLYMAPEILRYEKYNAKADLWSVGAVTYEMVVGKPPFKANNYVELLKTIEQSNDVIGFGREPPSEDMQDFVRCLLKKNPADRIGFKEYFEHPIIANKQVIGSGEELDRSQLDPRMYISEYIQEADLPKLDLDREMDSFSQKRSTQKSSPKNSTNKTLSSTVKNPLLELTSPSPGSSLLLTRKNESLFLESEYVVVEKRQVEVNTLADELAREPDERRPSSERRFSLTYGAPTGAMARALSMASARLLGEKKNGAGHGSGNGSRNGSGNGSGNCARLSAGAALSGTSSGTSTTGKSPPVPATTTLSLSEREIVETLEEIAAKARSIALLADVKYSQIQDDVDNPDMNLPDSVSSSIAEEAMLLYVKTLSLLSLAMDQAGAWWSNNHKDNKMVSSHFNEIIQWTRSAFNESLERAETVKKKVSSGTTHTTAEKLIFDRALEMSRDAAVQEISGDFTGCESAYTTSIWMLEALLEDDEDGLGEEDRRIVERFISSITKRLVILRGQQE; this is encoded by the coding sequence ATGTCCAGCATCAAATCATACACTATTGGCAACGAGCTAGGCCGCGGCTCGTTCGCCACCGTCTACAAAGGCGAGCACGTGGCCAGCGGCTCTCCGGTGGCCATCAAGTCCGTTCTCCGGGCTAAGCTCAACCGCAAGTTGTTGGAAAACCTGGGCTCGGAAATCAGCATTTTGAAGCAGATGAAGCACCCCCACGTGGTGGAACTGCTCGACTTCCAGGAGACCCCCACGCATTTCCACCTAGTGATGGAGTACTGCTCTCTGGGCGACCTCAGTTTCTTTCtcaagaaaaagaaggagctgtCGGAAACGTTGCCGCTAGTGGcgtccttgttgagacGGTATCCATCCAACACCAGAGGGCTCCATGAGGAGCTGGTTCGGCACTTCGTTCATCAGCTTTCAGCGGCCCTGGAGTTTCTGCGACAAAAGAACCTCGTTCATCGAGACATCAAGCCCCAGAATCTGCTTTTGTGCCCGCCCTCGCTTTCCGAAATGGATGCCCAAAACGCCAATCTCTACGGACGATGGGAGCTGCCGATTCTCAAGATTGCCGACTTTGGATTTGCGCGCATTTTGCCGGCGTCGGCGTTGGCGGAGACCCTCTGCGGTTCCCCCCTCTACATGGCTCCGGAGATTTTGCGCTACGAAAAGTACAATGCCAAGGCCGATTTGTGGTCGGTTGGAGCCGTCACCTATGAGATGGTGGTTGGCAAGCCGCCGTTCAAGGCCAATAACTACGTGGAACTCTTGAAGACAATCGAGCAGTCCAACGACGTGATCGGATTTGGCCGAGAACCGCCCTCGGAAGACATGCAAGATTTCGTGCGATGTTtgctcaagaagaatcCCGCCGATAGAATCGGCTTCAAGGAGTACTTTGAACATCCCATTATTGCCAACAAGCAGGTTATTGGCTCCGGGGAGGAATTGGACCGATCTCAGCTGGATCCCAGAATGTACATTTCCGAGTACATTCAGGAGGCCGATCTTCCTAAGTTGGACCTGGACAGGGAGATGGACAGCTTCAGCCAGAAGCGGTCAACTCAGAAATCCTCCCCCAAAAACTCCACTAATAAGACACTGTCTTCTACCGTGAAGAACCCTCTCTTGGAACTCACCTCCCCCTCTCCCGGATCTTCTCTTCTACTCACGCGCAAAAACGAGTCACTCTTCCTTGAAAGTGAATACGTTGTCGTGGAGAAGAGGCAGGTTGAAGTCAACACTTTGGCCGATGAGCTGGCACGCGAGCCAGACGAGAGACGTCCCAGTTCCGAGCGGCGCTTCTCATTGACTTACGGAGCCCCCACTGGAGCCATGGCTCGAGCCTTATCCATGGCGTCCGCCAGACTTTTgggagagaagaagaacggTGCTGGACACGGTTCTGGAAATGGTTCTAGAAATGGTTCTGGAAATGGTTCCGGAAACTGCGCCAGGCTGTCAGCAGGGGCAGCTCTTTCTGGAACTAGTTCTGGAACCTCTACGACCGGCAAATCGCCTCCTGTTCCTGCCACAACAACCCTATCTCTGTCGGAGCGCGAGATTGTCGAAACTCTCGAGGAAATCGCAGCCAAAGCCCGCTCAATTGCTCTCCTGGCAGATGTCAAGTATTCACAGATCCAGGACGACGTGGACAACCCAGACATGAATCTGCCTGACTCCGTCTCTTCCTCCATTGCAGAAGAAGCCATGCTCTTGTACGTCAAGACACTGTCTCTGCTGTCGCTCGCTATGGATCAAGCCGGAGCCTGGTGGTCCAATAACCACAAAGACAACAAGATGGTGTCTTCCCACTTCAATGAAATCATTCAGTGGACCCGAAGCGCTTTCAACGAGTCACTGGAGCGGGCCGAAACGGTGAAAAAGAAGGTCTCCTCAGGAACTACACACACCACGGCCGAAAAGTTGATTTTCGACCGCGCCCTGGAAATGTCACGGGACGCAGCTGTTCAGGAGATCTCCGGCGACTTCACTGGCTGCGAGTCGGCCTACACCACGTCCATTTGGATGCTGGAGGCGCTTCTGGAGGATGACGAAGATGGACTTGGCGAGGAGGATCGCAGAATTGTGGAGCGGTTCATTAGTAGTATTACTAAACGGTTGGTGATACTGAGGGGTCAGCAGGAGTAA